One window of Desulfarculus baarsii DSM 2075 genomic DNA carries:
- a CDS encoding cytochrome c3 family protein: MAWAQKTASGEVADVIELKDGIFKTYKQGPVSFTHLKHTVDHKVKCTDCHHGDTGAASNTWKEGDPVKKCSTCHGLKKQGKVEKLEKAFHDNCKTCHKDYNKAQGTKGAPTACKDCHAKK, from the coding sequence ATGGCGTGGGCGCAGAAAACCGCCTCTGGCGAAGTGGCCGATGTTATCGAGCTCAAGGACGGAATCTTCAAGACCTACAAGCAGGGCCCTGTCAGCTTCACCCACCTGAAGCACACCGTGGACCACAAGGTCAAGTGCACCGACTGTCACCACGGCGACACCGGCGCGGCCAGCAACACCTGGAAAGAAGGCGATCCGGTCAAGAAGTGCTCCACCTGCCACGGCCTGAAGAAGCAGGGCAAGGTCGAGAAGCTGGAAAAGGCCTTCCACGACAACTGCAAGACCTGCCACAAGGACTACAACAAGGCCCAGGGCACCAAGGGCGCGCCCACCGCGTGCAAGGACTGCCACGCCAAGAAGTAG
- a CDS encoding ferredoxin produces MGFQVVVDADKCIGDEECVEVCPVDVYEMQDGKAVPVNEEECLGCESCVEVCEQDAITVTEV; encoded by the coding sequence ATGGGTTTCCAGGTTGTTGTCGACGCTGACAAATGCATTGGCGACGAGGAGTGCGTGGAGGTCTGTCCGGTGGACGTCTACGAGATGCAGGATGGCAAGGCCGTTCCCGTCAACGAGGAAGAGTGCCTGGGCTGTGAAAGCTGCGTCGAGGTCTGCGAGCAGGACGCCATCACGGTGACCGAAGTCTAG
- a CDS encoding tetratricopeptide repeat protein, translating into MAILETPSGIPEDDFLREGLIDRLQQYLAAEPGAWHIRYNLAVALAHDGREDEAIEQFKQVLFEAPKHLESMLNLGGLYLAKGMADMALRTFTGALTVWDLPAVRANLAVAYMQLDKLDDAERELRRALAENSKLPDAWTNLSTVLVRRQQFAEAVDAAARALEINDGFAMAHNNKAAALLELGCEQEAKRAAARARELGYPVHPEMLARLGLA; encoded by the coding sequence ATGGCCATACTAGAAACCCCCAGCGGCATCCCCGAGGACGATTTCCTGCGCGAGGGGCTCATCGACCGCTTGCAGCAGTATCTCGCCGCCGAACCGGGCGCCTGGCATATCCGTTACAACCTGGCCGTGGCCCTGGCCCACGACGGCCGCGAGGACGAGGCCATCGAGCAGTTCAAGCAGGTGCTGTTCGAGGCCCCCAAGCATCTGGAGAGCATGCTCAACCTGGGCGGGCTCTACCTGGCCAAGGGCATGGCCGACATGGCCCTGCGCACCTTCACCGGCGCGCTGACCGTGTGGGATCTGCCGGCGGTGCGCGCCAATCTGGCCGTGGCCTACATGCAGCTCGACAAGCTCGACGACGCCGAGCGGGAGCTGCGCCGCGCCCTGGCCGAAAACTCCAAACTGCCCGACGCCTGGACCAACCTCTCCACGGTGCTGGTGCGCCGCCAGCAGTTCGCCGAGGCCGTCGACGCCGCCGCCCGCGCCCTGGAAATCAACGACGGCTTCGCCATGGCCCACAACAACAAGGCCGCCGCCCTGTTGGAGTTGGGCTGCGAACAAGAGGCCAAACGGGCCGCCGCCCGCGCCCGTGAACTGGGCTATCCGGTGCACCCGGAGATGCTGGCCCGCCTGGGCCTGGCCTGA
- a CDS encoding dissimilatory sulfite reductase D family protein, which translates to MADVRSLVLEVMTKKKKRMMMNDLLKEVQKLDESVDKKSLKKETTAMIADGTLSYWSSGSTTYFDMPGNEHVAEGEH; encoded by the coding sequence ATGGCGGATGTGCGAAGCCTAGTTCTCGAAGTCATGACCAAGAAGAAAAAACGCATGATGATGAACGACCTGCTCAAAGAGGTCCAGAAGCTCGACGAAAGCGTGGATAAGAAGTCCCTGAAAAAGGAAACCACGGCCATGATCGCCGACGGCACGCTTTCTTACTGGTCCAGCGGCTCGACCACCTACTTTGACATGCCCGGCAACGAGCACGTGGCCGAGGGCGAACACTAA
- a CDS encoding cobyrinate a,c-diamide synthase, with product MAQLQPQLDLPRLAVAATRGGSGKTTLTLGLIQALKDRGLTVAPFKKGPDYIDPFWHSEAAQAPCRNLDPYMMGPAQTLASFDHHGRGFDCAVIEGNRGLYDGMDDQGSFSTAELAKLLKAPTVLTIDCAMATRTVAATVLGMKLFDPALNLAGVILNPVGTARQEGLIRRAVAQYAGLPVLGAIPRLKLDMPQRHMGLVPPQEHEQVAQALHGVARLVAAHVDIDQVWALMASAPPLPAQPKPLGLGPERPPQGQGPRIGVIRDAAFGFYYAENLEALANHGARLVFCSALEDAELPPVEALYIGGGFPETHAARLAANQSFRRSVLAAAEGGLPIYAECGGLMYLGRKLLIDGREHDMVGVFPVDFAMQPKPQGHGYSLCQVLAANPFLPVGARFQAHEFHYSRPQFADATRLSLAYEVIRGRGLHEGKGGLLHKNVMATYHHVHALGLPQWAAGLVNAARSGGSIWA from the coding sequence ATGGCCCAATTGCAGCCACAGCTTGATCTGCCGCGCCTGGCGGTGGCGGCCACCCGAGGCGGCTCGGGCAAGACCACCCTGACCCTGGGGCTGATCCAGGCCCTCAAGGACCGGGGGCTCACGGTCGCGCCCTTCAAAAAGGGCCCCGACTACATCGACCCCTTCTGGCACTCCGAGGCGGCCCAGGCCCCCTGCCGCAACCTTGACCCCTACATGATGGGCCCCGCGCAGACCCTGGCCTCGTTTGATCACCACGGCCGCGGTTTCGACTGCGCGGTGATCGAGGGCAACCGCGGGCTCTACGACGGCATGGACGACCAAGGCTCGTTCTCCACGGCCGAGCTGGCCAAGCTGCTAAAGGCCCCCACCGTCCTGACCATCGACTGCGCCATGGCCACCCGCACCGTGGCGGCCACGGTGCTGGGCATGAAGCTTTTCGACCCCGCGCTGAACCTGGCCGGCGTGATCCTCAACCCCGTGGGCACCGCCCGTCAGGAGGGGCTCATCCGCCGGGCCGTGGCCCAATACGCGGGCCTACCCGTGCTGGGGGCGATCCCTCGGCTCAAGCTGGACATGCCCCAGCGGCACATGGGCCTGGTGCCGCCCCAGGAGCACGAGCAGGTGGCCCAGGCCCTGCACGGCGTGGCCCGGCTGGTGGCCGCCCACGTGGACATCGACCAGGTCTGGGCCTTGATGGCCTCGGCCCCACCCCTGCCAGCCCAGCCCAAGCCCCTTGGCCTGGGCCCGGAGCGGCCGCCCCAAGGCCAGGGCCCGCGCATCGGCGTGATCCGCGACGCGGCCTTTGGCTTTTACTACGCCGAAAACTTGGAAGCCCTGGCCAACCACGGCGCGCGGCTGGTCTTTTGTTCGGCCCTGGAAGACGCCGAACTGCCGCCGGTTGAGGCGCTCTACATCGGCGGCGGCTTTCCCGAGACTCACGCGGCCAGGTTGGCGGCCAACCAGTCGTTCCGGCGCTCGGTGCTGGCGGCGGCGGAGGGGGGCCTGCCCATCTACGCCGAATGCGGCGGATTGATGTACCTGGGCCGCAAGCTGTTGATCGATGGCCGGGAGCACGACATGGTCGGCGTGTTCCCGGTGGATTTCGCCATGCAACCCAAGCCCCAGGGCCACGGCTACTCGCTGTGCCAGGTGCTGGCGGCCAACCCGTTCCTGCCGGTGGGCGCGCGCTTCCAGGCCCACGAGTTCCATTATTCGCGGCCCCAGTTCGCCGACGCCACGCGTCTGTCGCTGGCCTACGAGGTCATCCGCGGCCGCGGCCTGCACGAAGGCAAGGGCGGGCTGCTGCACAAAAATGTCATGGCCACCTATCACCACGTGCATGCCCTGGGCCTGCCGCAGTGGGCCGCCGGCCTGGTGAACGCCGCACGCTCGGGCGGGTCGATATGGGCTTGA
- the dsrB gene encoding dissimilatory-type sulfite reductase subunit beta, whose protein sequence is MLFRIKGGNTKMAEMVANRITDIGPPKYDEMWPEIIKNNYGKWLHHEILEPGVLVHVAESGDKLYTVRCGATRLMTTHMVEDYCKIADEFCGGYFRFTTRNNVEFMVTSTEKLEGLKKALAAAGNMPIGGTGHSVTNIVHTQGWVHCHTPAIDASGPVKSVMDALFDYFTSMKLPAQVRIALACCLNMCGAVHCSDIAILGVHRKPPVIEHSHLDKMCEIPTTIASCPTAAIKPSKVDDFKSVAVNADRCMYCGNCYTMCPAMPLADADGDGIAIMVGGKVSNSKCMPKFSKLAIPYIPNEPPRWESTVKAITTILEAYVSGAKRYERIGEWIERIGWERFFDVTGFEFTKRHIDDYRFAATTWRTSTQFKW, encoded by the coding sequence TTGCTTTTTCGGATTAAAGGAGGAAATACAAAAATGGCTGAAATGGTAGCCAATCGTATTACCGATATCGGACCGCCAAAATACGACGAGATGTGGCCCGAGATCATCAAAAACAACTACGGCAAATGGCTTCATCACGAGATCCTGGAGCCGGGCGTGTTGGTGCATGTGGCCGAGTCCGGCGACAAGCTCTACACCGTTCGTTGTGGCGCCACTCGCTTGATGACCACGCACATGGTCGAGGACTACTGCAAGATCGCCGACGAGTTCTGTGGCGGCTACTTCCGCTTCACCACTCGTAACAACGTCGAGTTCATGGTCACCAGCACCGAGAAGCTCGAAGGCCTGAAGAAGGCCTTGGCCGCCGCCGGCAACATGCCCATCGGCGGCACCGGCCACTCGGTGACCAACATCGTCCACACCCAGGGTTGGGTGCACTGCCACACTCCGGCCATCGACGCCTCCGGCCCGGTGAAGTCGGTCATGGACGCCCTGTTCGACTACTTCACCTCGATGAAGTTGCCGGCCCAGGTGCGCATCGCCCTGGCCTGCTGCCTGAACATGTGCGGCGCCGTGCACTGCTCCGACATCGCCATCCTGGGCGTGCACCGCAAGCCCCCGGTGATCGAGCACAGCCACCTGGACAAGATGTGCGAAATTCCCACGACCATCGCCAGTTGCCCGACCGCGGCCATCAAGCCCTCCAAGGTCGATGACTTCAAGTCGGTGGCCGTCAACGCCGATCGCTGCATGTACTGCGGCAACTGCTACACCATGTGCCCGGCCATGCCCTTGGCCGACGCCGATGGCGACGGCATCGCCATCATGGTCGGCGGCAAGGTCAGCAACTCCAAGTGCATGCCCAAGTTCTCCAAGCTGGCCATCCCCTACATTCCCAACGAGCCCCCGCGTTGGGAGAGCACCGTCAAGGCCATCACCACCATCCTCGAAGCCTACGTTTCGGGGGCCAAGCGCTACGAGCGCATTGGCGAGTGGATCGAGCGCATTGGCTGGGAGCGCTTCTTCGACGTGACCGGCTTCGAGTTCACCAAGCGGCACATCGACGACTACCGCTTCGCCGCCACCACCTGGCGGACCAGCACCCAGTTCAAGTGGTAA
- the dsrA gene encoding dissimilatory-type sulfite reductase subunit alpha has protein sequence MAIKHPTPMLDELEKGPWPSFVTDIKRAAEAGKEACADLLGQLELSYNDKEGHWKHGGIVGVLGYGGGVIGRYSDVPNLFPGVEHFHTVRVNQPASKFYKTERLREIMDIWNRRGSSMLNMHGSTGDIILLGAFTEQLEPIFAELTQKGWDLGGSGSALRTPECCLGKARCEWACIDTQDICYNLTQEYQDEMHRPAWPYKFKFKISGCPNDCVASIARSDCSIIGTWRDDIRIDQAAVAAYAGGEIPARGGAMGQGVKLDVQKDVVELCPTGCMSYEGGKLAINNRECTRCMHCINLMPKALRPGTDTGATILVGAKAPILEGAQLSSVIIPFIKMEEPYDEFKEFVANTWDWWDENGKNRERIGETIQRLGLQSYLDALGFDPVPQMVKEPRSNPYFFYTEDEVPGGFDRDIEVFRKKHAR, from the coding sequence ATGGCTATCAAGCATCCGACTCCGATGCTGGATGAGCTGGAGAAGGGGCCCTGGCCTAGCTTCGTCACCGACATCAAAAGGGCGGCGGAAGCGGGCAAAGAGGCCTGCGCCGACCTCCTCGGCCAGCTCGAGCTCTCCTACAACGACAAGGAGGGCCACTGGAAGCATGGCGGCATCGTGGGCGTTCTGGGCTATGGCGGAGGCGTCATCGGCCGTTATTCCGACGTCCCCAACCTTTTCCCTGGCGTCGAACACTTCCACACCGTGCGCGTCAACCAGCCCGCGTCCAAGTTCTACAAGACCGAGCGTCTGCGCGAGATCATGGACATCTGGAACCGCCGTGGCTCCAGCATGCTCAACATGCACGGCTCCACCGGCGACATCATTCTGCTGGGCGCCTTCACCGAGCAGCTCGAGCCCATCTTCGCCGAACTGACCCAAAAGGGTTGGGACTTGGGCGGCTCCGGTTCGGCCCTGCGCACCCCCGAGTGCTGCTTGGGCAAGGCCCGTTGCGAATGGGCCTGCATCGACACCCAGGACATCTGCTACAACTTGACCCAAGAGTACCAGGACGAGATGCACCGTCCGGCCTGGCCCTACAAGTTCAAGTTCAAGATCTCCGGTTGCCCCAACGACTGTGTGGCCTCCATCGCCCGCTCGGACTGCTCGATCATCGGCACCTGGCGCGATGACATCCGCATCGACCAGGCCGCCGTGGCCGCCTACGCCGGCGGCGAGATCCCCGCGCGCGGCGGCGCCATGGGCCAGGGCGTCAAGCTCGACGTCCAGAAGGACGTCGTCGAGCTGTGCCCCACCGGCTGCATGAGCTACGAGGGCGGCAAGCTGGCCATCAACAACCGTGAGTGCACCCGCTGCATGCACTGCATCAACCTGATGCCCAAGGCCCTGCGTCCCGGCACCGACACCGGCGCCACCATCCTGGTGGGCGCCAAGGCTCCCATCCTCGAAGGCGCCCAGCTCAGCTCGGTGATCATTCCCTTCATCAAGATGGAAGAGCCCTACGACGAGTTCAAAGAGTTCGTCGCCAACACGTGGGACTGGTGGGATGAGAACGGCAAGAACCGCGAGCGCATCGGTGAGACGATCCAGCGCCTGGGCCTGCAGTCGTATCTCGACGCCCTCGGCTTCGACCCCGTGCCCCAGATGGTCAAGGAACCGCGGTCCAACCCCTACTTCTTCTACACCGAAGATGAGGTTCCCGGCGGCTTCGATCGTGATATCGAGGTGTTCCGCAAGAAGCACGCCCGCTAA
- a CDS encoding lipid-binding SYLF domain-containing protein has product MTRKFLTALATLAVLALTALAPGCATPTFVSNAHDAELVVRRAHLVLLEAAEAPDADAARYLLRRAKAVAIFPGTLRVGLIFGGKLGMGVVLVRQADGAWSPPAFFHMGAASIGFQAGAQSADLLMVIMTDKGLSGVMRNKLQLGVDASAAAGPLGRQTEASLAAANMRADVYSYSRAQGLFAGASLQSVVIEADAEADDLYYNADASNEDILNNRIGDAPASAAELRQALARLSD; this is encoded by the coding sequence ATGACACGTAAGTTTTTGACCGCCCTGGCCACGCTGGCCGTTTTGGCGCTGACGGCGCTGGCCCCCGGCTGCGCCACGCCCACGTTCGTCTCCAACGCCCACGACGCCGAGTTGGTGGTGCGTCGCGCGCATTTGGTGCTATTGGAGGCGGCCGAGGCCCCCGACGCCGACGCGGCGCGTTATCTGCTGCGCCGGGCCAAGGCCGTGGCCATTTTTCCGGGGACGCTGCGGGTGGGCCTGATCTTCGGCGGCAAACTGGGCATGGGCGTGGTCTTGGTGCGTCAGGCCGACGGCGCATGGAGTCCGCCGGCCTTTTTCCACATGGGCGCGGCCAGCATCGGTTTTCAGGCCGGGGCCCAATCGGCCGACCTGCTGATGGTGATCATGACCGACAAGGGCCTGAGCGGGGTGATGCGAAACAAGCTGCAACTGGGCGTGGACGCCTCGGCGGCGGCCGGTCCGCTGGGCCGGCAGACCGAGGCCTCGCTGGCGGCGGCCAACATGCGCGCCGACGTCTATTCGTATTCGCGGGCCCAGGGCTTGTTCGCCGGGGCCTCGTTGCAGAGCGTGGTCATCGAAGCCGACGCCGAGGCCGACGATCTATATTATAATGCTGACGCATCCAACGAGGACATCCTCAACAACCGCATCGGGGACGCGCCGGCCTCGGCCGCCGAGCTGCGCCAGGCCCTGGCTCGCCTGTCCGACTAG
- a CDS encoding tetratricopeptide repeat protein, with product MKINLQDALDRLQEMRHVDSDEGVANALYRLGVAYLQRNRLTQAEEAFDEAQYLCEKLENRLGLAHVLQKQAELTLATGDGQAALAKLDQALAIFRQEAPPEVVFQAVELRARALDRLGRTAEAAAELENLLAQADQAGDEVSVLLLLQYLAPLQRRLGRVERALATYRRHGALAEKLGEPQRVALAYVAVGSLEAQLGRPEVARGALHRAAATFLGLGMVQQAREVRAEIARLGLEEQDGAPRDDT from the coding sequence ATGAAAATCAACCTGCAAGACGCCCTGGATCGCCTGCAAGAAATGCGTCACGTCGATTCCGACGAAGGCGTGGCCAACGCCCTTTATCGCCTGGGCGTGGCCTATCTGCAACGCAACCGCCTGACCCAGGCCGAAGAAGCCTTTGACGAGGCCCAATACCTCTGTGAAAAGCTGGAAAATCGCCTGGGCCTGGCCCATGTGTTGCAAAAACAGGCCGAACTGACCCTGGCCACGGGCGATGGCCAGGCGGCCTTGGCCAAACTTGACCAAGCCCTGGCCATCTTTCGGCAAGAAGCCCCGCCGGAGGTCGTCTTCCAGGCCGTGGAGTTGCGCGCCCGCGCCCTGGATCGCCTGGGGCGCACGGCCGAGGCCGCCGCGGAGTTGGAAAACCTACTGGCCCAGGCCGACCAGGCCGGCGACGAAGTCAGCGTGCTTTTGCTGTTGCAATACCTGGCCCCGCTGCAACGCCGCCTGGGCCGGGTCGAACGGGCCTTGGCCACCTATCGTCGCCACGGGGCCCTGGCCGAGAAGCTGGGCGAACCCCAGCGAGTGGCCCTGGCCTACGTGGCGGTGGGCTCGCTGGAGGCCCAACTGGGCCGGCCCGAGGTGGCCCGGGGCGCATTGCACCGGGCGGCGGCCACGTTCCTGGGGCTGGGCATGGTCCAGCAGGCCCGCGAGGTGCGGGCCGAGATAGCCCGCCTGGGCCTGGAAGAACAGGATGGAGCACCGCGCGATGACACGTAA
- a CDS encoding secondary thiamine-phosphate synthase enzyme YjbQ — translation MPRETIFIETTARAQAIEITDQARRIVAQSGVKDGWCTIFVPHTTAAVTINEAADPAVMADVLRALEGLVPWSASYAHQEGNSAAHIKAILTGSSARAPVSGGRLGLGQWQGLFFMEFDGPRRRRALVDVSAG, via the coding sequence ATGCCCCGCGAGACGATTTTTATCGAAACCACCGCCCGCGCCCAAGCCATCGAGATCACCGACCAGGCGCGGCGGATCGTGGCCCAAAGCGGCGTGAAGGACGGCTGGTGCACGATTTTCGTGCCTCACACCACCGCGGCGGTGACGATCAACGAGGCCGCCGATCCGGCGGTGATGGCCGACGTCCTGCGCGCCCTGGAAGGCCTTGTTCCCTGGTCGGCCAGCTACGCCCACCAGGAGGGCAACAGCGCCGCCCACATCAAGGCCATCCTCACCGGCAGCTCCGCGCGCGCGCCGGTCAGCGGCGGCCGATTGGGCCTGGGCCAGTGGCAGGGCCTGTTTTTCATGGAGTTTGACGGGCCGCGCCGACGGCGGGCCCTGGTGGACGTCTCGGCCGGCTGA
- a CDS encoding MBL fold metallo-hydrolase — translation MKLADGLHAFVWTQPNINNCNAYFIDGQTPTLIDPGHAQLFGHVEMGLSRDGLVNKPKLTIVTHCHPDHLEAAEPLQRAGVLLALGAQEDEYLKGDGRRLAAALGMSFPEIVPDMFLQEGSLTLGQEELQVFVTPGHSPGHICLYWPRHKALFSGDLIFAQGVGRVDFPGGDGAQLKASIMRMAGLDVEWVLPGHGPIIKGKQNVQRNFELIEKMYFGMI, via the coding sequence ATGAAACTAGCCGACGGGTTGCACGCCTTCGTCTGGACCCAGCCAAACATCAACAATTGCAACGCTTACTTCATCGACGGCCAGACCCCCACCCTCATCGACCCCGGCCACGCCCAGTTGTTCGGCCATGTCGAGATGGGCCTCTCGCGCGATGGCTTGGTCAACAAGCCCAAGCTGACCATCGTCACCCATTGCCACCCCGATCACCTCGAAGCCGCCGAGCCCCTGCAACGGGCCGGCGTGCTGCTGGCCCTGGGCGCCCAGGAGGACGAATACCTCAAGGGCGATGGCCGCCGCCTGGCCGCCGCCCTGGGCATGAGCTTCCCCGAGATCGTCCCGGACATGTTTCTGCAAGAGGGCTCGCTGACCCTGGGCCAAGAGGAGTTGCAGGTCTTCGTGACACCCGGCCATTCGCCGGGCCATATCTGCCTCTACTGGCCGCGCCACAAGGCCCTGTTCAGCGGCGACCTGATCTTCGCCCAAGGCGTGGGCCGGGTGGACTTCCCCGGCGGCGACGGCGCGCAACTCAAGGCCTCGATCATGCGCATGGCCGGCCTGGACGTGGAGTGGGTCTTGCCCGGCCACGGCCCGATCATCAAGGGCAAGCAGAACGTTCAGCGCAATTTCGAACTGATCGAGAAAATGTATTTCGGCATGATCTGA
- the pyrR gene encoding bifunctional pyr operon transcriptional regulator/uracil phosphoribosyltransferase PyrR, which produces MPASRSEIVLTAPQIARMIAALTSAIQAGSPAPAELCLVAIRRGGEELATRLAHGLARATGAPPKIGAIDITLYRDDWTMRTDRPVVRRTDITFPVDDREIILVDDVLFTGRTVRAALDELMDFGRPRVARLAVLVDRGGRELPIQPDYVGQTIACAKGERIDVLLGGTPGDDRVVRQRQAGAGLAGL; this is translated from the coding sequence ATGCCCGCCAGCCGCTCGGAGATCGTGCTCACCGCTCCCCAGATCGCCCGGATGATCGCGGCGTTGACCTCGGCCATCCAGGCGGGTTCGCCCGCGCCGGCCGAGCTGTGCCTGGTGGCCATCCGTCGTGGCGGCGAGGAGTTGGCCACCCGCCTGGCCCACGGCCTGGCCCGCGCCACCGGCGCGCCGCCCAAGATCGGGGCCATCGACATCACCCTATACCGCGACGACTGGACCATGCGCACCGACCGGCCGGTGGTGCGACGCACCGACATCACCTTCCCCGTCGATGACCGCGAGATCATCCTGGTCGACGACGTGCTTTTCACCGGGCGCACGGTGCGGGCGGCGCTGGACGAATTGATGGATTTCGGCCGGCCGCGCGTGGCGCGCCTGGCGGTGCTCGTCGATCGCGGCGGACGCGAACTGCCCATTCAGCCCGATTACGTGGGCCAGACCATCGCCTGCGCCAAGGGCGAACGCATCGACGTGTTGCTGGGCGGCACGCCCGGCGACGATCGGGTCGTGCGCCAGCGCCAGGCGGGGGCGGGCCTGGCCGGCTTGTAG
- a CDS encoding TetR/AcrR family transcriptional regulator, with protein sequence MASRREREKLLRRRQIMDAAREVFAARGFGRATMEQIAERAEYKPATLYLYFKNKQELYTSLTMELMERISGRFTAWAGQAGLGPMEKLGQLPDLMCEIYDYDPTVLVALFRLQASQGLQHLAAETIAELNGHARRAMGCMAEVFADAMDRGLLRRHHPNAMADSAWAIFTGMVLWEESKRFFDGRKQYLKPTLKLAVDLLIAGAARK encoded by the coding sequence GTGGCCAGTCGTCGGGAGCGAGAGAAGCTGTTGCGTCGGCGGCAGATCATGGACGCGGCGCGGGAGGTGTTCGCGGCCAGGGGTTTTGGCCGGGCGACGATGGAGCAGATCGCCGAGCGCGCCGAGTACAAGCCGGCCACGCTTTATCTATATTTCAAGAACAAGCAGGAGCTTTACACCAGCCTGACAATGGAGCTGATGGAGCGCATCAGTGGCCGGTTCACGGCGTGGGCTGGCCAAGCCGGCCTGGGGCCGATGGAAAAGCTGGGCCAACTGCCCGATCTGATGTGCGAAATATATGATTATGATCCCACGGTGCTGGTGGCGTTGTTTCGTTTGCAGGCCAGCCAGGGTTTGCAGCATTTGGCGGCCGAGACCATCGCCGAGTTGAACGGCCATGCGCGGCGGGCCATGGGCTGCATGGCCGAGGTTTTCGCCGACGCCATGGATCGTGGACTGTTGCGGCGCCATCATCCCAACGCCATGGCCGACAGCGCCTGGGCGATCTTCACGGGCATGGTTTTGTGGGAAGAGAGCAAGCGTTTTTTCGATGGGCGCAAGCAATATCTCAAGCCGACGCTGAAATTGGCCGTGGACCTGCTGATCGCCGGCGCGGCCCGCAAATAA
- a CDS encoding thiolase C-terminal domain-containing protein → MREVAVIGVGMTKFGVSDKTNIELFSQAALEAIGEAGLEPGDMEALFFGNCLGDFEEGQLHMAPFAAAAIGMPTTAPATRFEAACATATVAMRHAVLLVAAGVYDVALVGGAERCLRMGTDLATRAFAMASDAYYEGPTGVTFPAVFAMATHMYAAKHGVELSELKRCMAEVSVKNHRHGALNPLAQFQKEIDLDKVLKGPMIADPLQLFDCCPFSDGATACVVVAAERAKAAPKQPIWVAGMGQASAGPLYAQGDLTRVRAREAAVAASYKQAGLTAADIDVVELHDCFTIAEILALEALGFYEFGQGYAAAAKGETTFGGKVVVNPSGGLKAKGHPIGATGTGQVYEIVKQLRGECGPRQVAGAKVGMVDTLGGDLGTVCNLILRS, encoded by the coding sequence ATGAGAGAAGTTGCCGTCATTGGCGTGGGGATGACCAAGTTCGGCGTCTCCGACAAGACCAACATAGAGTTGTTCAGCCAGGCCGCCCTGGAGGCCATTGGCGAGGCCGGGTTGGAGCCCGGCGACATGGAGGCGTTGTTTTTCGGCAACTGCCTGGGCGATTTCGAGGAGGGCCAACTGCACATGGCGCCTTTCGCGGCGGCGGCCATCGGCATGCCGACGACGGCCCCGGCCACGCGTTTCGAGGCGGCCTGCGCCACGGCCACGGTGGCCATGCGTCACGCGGTGCTGTTGGTGGCGGCGGGGGTTTATGACGTGGCCTTGGTTGGCGGGGCGGAGCGCTGCCTGCGCATGGGCACCGATCTGGCCACCCGCGCCTTCGCCATGGCTTCCGACGCCTATTACGAAGGCCCCACGGGCGTGACTTTCCCGGCTGTTTTCGCCATGGCCACGCACATGTACGCGGCCAAGCACGGCGTGGAGTTGAGCGAACTAAAGCGTTGCATGGCCGAGGTTTCGGTGAAAAACCACCGCCATGGCGCGTTGAATCCGCTGGCGCAGTTCCAGAAGGAGATCGACCTCGACAAGGTTCTGAAGGGGCCGATGATCGCCGATCCGCTGCAACTTTTCGATTGCTGCCCGTTTTCCGACGGAGCCACGGCCTGCGTGGTGGTTGCGGCCGAAAGGGCCAAGGCCGCGCCCAAGCAGCCGATATGGGTGGCCGGCATGGGCCAGGCCAGCGCCGGGCCGCTCTACGCCCAGGGCGATCTGACCCGCGTGCGCGCCCGCGAGGCGGCGGTGGCGGCTTCTTACAAGCAGGCCGGCCTGACTGCGGCGGACATCGATGTGGTCGAGCTGCACGACTGCTTCACCATCGCCGAGATATTGGCCCTGGAGGCGCTGGGCTTTTACGAGTTCGGCCAGGGCTACGCGGCGGCGGCCAAGGGCGAGACGACCTTTGGCGGCAAGGTGGTGGTCAACCCCTCGGGCGGGCTCAAGGCCAAGGGGCACCCCATCGGGGCCACGGGCACGGGCCAGGTCTACGAGATCGTCAAGCAGTTGCGCGGCGAGTGCGGCCCGCGCCAGGTGGCGGGGGCCAAGGTGGGCATGGTCGACACGCTGGGCGGCGATCTGGGCACGGTTTGCAATTTGATTCTGAGGAGTTGA